Within the Spirosoma agri genome, the region GGGTCTCAACTGGCCAAGGAGATGGCTGAGGATAATGAGAATAGCCGTCGTGCCTCCGCCCTGATTAGCATGCTGCGTTCAGATGGGAAGACCTACGAAGAAATTGCCCAACAACTGAACGTGGCTGGTTTTAAAACGCCACGCGGTTCTGACTTTCACAAAATGCAGGTTCAGCGGTTGTACAAACGAATACTCGCCAGTAAAGCGGTGGAATAGATTAGTGTTCTCCTCATTGGGAGATGAGCGAAAGCAATGCCTGCCCGAAGCCGATCGCAGTGACCTCGTTGCAACGCTGACGCAGCACACACGCGAGTTGATCAATAGCCGAATCAAGGCCACACTACGGGCGAACGTTACTTGAGGACATTACAATGGACAGACTCAAGAACTTGACTGGTAAGTCCCAACGAACGGGTGTATTTACCAACGCAGACCAACTTACCATTTTCTCAGTCCTTTTCCGCACTTTAAACCTGGTTAAACAGTTAGCTGTGTAGGGTACACCTCGTCCCCGTTTCTTTCGTTTATATGCTTTTAGTTTTTGTGACAATGGATAACGAGGGCCATTGTCGTCCCTTCTCCTGTCATGTTCTCCAATTAGAAGGCGCTTTCGATGTGCTCAGCGGCATTATCACAGCGGGTGAGTCACTGGTAAGCGTTGAACTGCTTGATCTGTCGACCGGCCAGCGCACCTCTTTACCGTCCGAAGCCTTCGACGGTGAACCAATCCGGGCTCATATCGAGCAACTCGAAGAATCATGGCAAACCCTGTTAACGGTATCGGTTGATTCAGAACTTACGCAGAAACAGCTACTGACGGCCTATTCTGTGCGGCTGTATGAAACGTATCAGACTCGGATTCGTTGCCTGGAACGCGCTGTGCGAAAGACGGACGCGCATCGTCAACGGGTTTCTCTGACTCCTCTTTGGGAATCGTCCTGCATCCGCCTTGATATGCAATTGGCCCAGTACCGGAATCAGTTGGAACGGGCACAGGCTGGAAAACGGCGTGTTTGTAAGCGGTTGGCCCCCTACTTGTATTGCCAGTAAGCGAATACCGAACAGATCGCCCGGCACCGGACTTCTTCACTTGACCGGAGAGACTTTCCAGGCGAATCAGACCCTGTTTCCAACGCTGACTTTCTCGAAAAGAGCGCAGCGAAGGACTGGGTGCAATTAATGCAACTTGCCGGTTCACGTCCTTTTTCTAATTTGTAGTCAGGTCTATCGTTGCTATGATCCGCAGTTGGGCTGAGCTTTGAATTAATTTAGCATTAAAGTGACTCATTCTAAAACCTTTAGCGCTCCACACAAAGTTGTTGTCCTGATTAGTTTATGACAAACCCCTAATCAATAAACTCAAGGTTATGAAAAAAGTGATGATACTGGGAGCGATGCTAGTAGGCATAGCAACCTTCAGCGCCCAGGCGCAGACGACAGGCAACGGTGGTACAGGCAGTGGCACAGGAAACGGAACCAATGGATCGGCGTCCCAAAACGGGTCATCGACCAGCGGTGGCAGTAACAACTCAACCATGGGCACAGGTAGCACAACCGGCTCGGGATCGATGAATAGCAGCAGTCAGAAAGGTCGCAGCAAGACTAATCGTTCGGGTTCGATGAGTGACGGTTCGATGAGCGATGGTTCGACCAACAACGGGAATAGCCGTCAGGGCAACAATTCGATGAACACCCAGGGCAGCACGTCAACGTCTGGCCAGGGCAATATGTCGGGCAAAAGTGGTCGCAAAGGAACGATGACAAAGATGAGTTCGACTTCGAACTAACTGCGGCAACAACTCAGGACAACTACCGTTTGCATCCTCGTTATTACCCGAACCAGCCGTGGTTCGGGTTTTTTCATGAACAGTATCATGGCGCATTACGCAGTTGGTAGAGCAAGCTCGTCGGGTATCTGTCATCAGCCAAACGAGTACGCCTGATCGTGTAAGGGTTGACAATCGAAGGAATCCCGATAGCGACCTTCAGTAGGAAATTATCAATACGATAAGCAGGAAGGCACCAACGATTATTCCCGGTTTTTGATCCTTACTTACCGGTATCCAATTCGGTCAGGGGAGGATCAGTCAGCAACTGGTTTAGGTTTGCATACTCTTCCCGGTCCAGGAGATCAATCGCTCCGCCGGTCGCTAAACGAATCCGCTCCCGACACTTGCGTATTCGTGACAGCAGCGGTTGAATGATGGTGTTGCTATGGTTAATGAAGTCATACAGATCGCTTTCGCAGGAGGGAATCTTGTAGCCTTTGGTGCTGCTGGCAATGATGACGCCCGCATCCCGCAAGGGAGCAATCACCCGCGTCTGAAAATAATGCAGGGTGGGTGAATTTCCCCGGCGTTCTCCCATATGGGCCATGAGCTCCCGACTGGAGATGTAGCGGCTCGGATCGACGTGGCGAAAATGAAACAACAGGTACTGTAAACAAGTCACCTGGTCGACCTCCTGGGGCGAGCGACTGGCCAGCTTACGATGCAAAAAATCCTGGCCTAAACCAACGCACAACTCGGCCAAACCGGCATTGTAATTGGTCTGTTCAGGTATGCTTTGTGCTACCACGGGCGTAAATACATCCGGCCAATATTTCAGGGTAAGTAGTTTAGGACGAAGCAGTTGTACGAAACTCGTTCGTTCGGGTGATAATACTGTTTCGTCATAGCAACGAGCTAGCGTACCCGCCACGAAATCAGCCGTCTGGACCAGTACGCTGGCCTGACTGTTGACGAATCGAAAACTAGCTTGGTTGAACAGCGTGGGTACGTGTCGATCATGAACGTACTGCACAAAGCCCTGCATAAAACGCTCATCCCCGTGTCGACCGGCCACCAGTTCCAGGTTGGGAAAACTGCGGTAAAGTTCGCGGTCGGCCAGACCATGCAGAAACTTGTAG harbors:
- a CDS encoding DUF3800 domain-containing protein, whose protein sequence is MNDYIAYLAEWGDNGLDFTPPGRRSDQSGPVSTHFIVTAITLRKEQLHEAESQVEAVRQRFFQTGAIESASVGSDDKLRRSILEQLLTVPFQIFALVVDKRELRGEGFYHKSSFYKFLHGLADRELYRSFPNLELVAGRHGDERFMQGFVQYVHDRHVPTLFNQASFRFVNSQASVLVQTADFVAGTLARCYDETVLSPERTSFVQLLRPKLLTLKYWPDVFTPVVAQSIPEQTNYNAGLAELCVGLGQDFLHRKLASRSPQEVDQVTCLQYLLFHFRHVDPSRYISSRELMAHMGERRGNSPTLHYFQTRVIAPLRDAGVIIASSTKGYKIPSCESDLYDFINHSNTIIQPLLSRIRKCRERIRLATGGAIDLLDREEYANLNQLLTDPPLTELDTGK